The window CAAAGGTATTTGCCGAGGATTCGCCGCTGCTGCTCAATCGACTCTTCTCGGCGGTCCAATCAATGCGGGGGGAAGAAATCTGTAAGGCGGCGCACGCCTTGCGCGGCTTAGCGGCAAATTTTGGCGCCCCATCGCTGACCCTTTCTCTACGTCAATTGGAAGAAATCGGCCTGCGAAATGACACTGCCCGCGCACAAACGCTTTTCGACGAAGTGCGTTCGAAAACGACAGCGCTTCAAGCATTGCTCGATCGCCACGGTTGATTTCCGGCTTCGTCGACCTCTGTGAGCCGGTTCCACGAAATACGCTGGGTGGCCTTGCGGCCCTCCCCCCCATAGCCATTCGAGGTCAAATTCTTTCAAGTTTCGTTTTGCAAATTCCAAGGCAACCAATCACAATTCAAGGTCATTGCACAGTTTGAGAAGTGTCGCTTCGACTGCCCCAGCCGGATTGCGATTCAGCCGGCGAAGCCGCGGCTGACCGCAGTCATCGAGACCTCGCAACGGCTTTTTTGACGCCGCGACGATCCATGGACCGCTTTCGACAAGAGGATTTAGGGCGAATCGTACCGCTCTCTGTTTTCAGATCGATGTGCAACTTTCAAATCACCATTGGATTCGTGTTGCTTGCAAGTTGGCCGGCGGATTGTGGGCGTGCCGGGCCGCCGGTCGCTCCGCGGTCGATTGTGCATCGCAAATTCGGCAGCGATTGGCCCGACTTCTTAGGGCCGTTGCGCAACGGCAAATCGACCGAACGAGGGCTTCCAACCCACTGGCCCAAGGACGGACCACCCATCCTTTGGCAACAGCCGATCGGAGCCA of the Pirellulales bacterium genome contains:
- a CDS encoding Hpt domain-containing protein, translating into MAGNSSKTTPSLTNGPPKNITSTDLGVRDDELLDLDGTLHRLGGDHQLLASLAKVFAEDSPLLLNRLFSAVQSMRGEEICKAAHALRGLAANFGAPSLTLSLRQLEEIGLRNDTARAQTLFDEVRSKTTALQALLDRHG